Proteins encoded by one window of Bradyrhizobium sp. B097:
- the epsC gene encoding serine O-acetyltransferase EpsC, with protein sequence MPPQSPPSSAGVAGSLPGRWQLDRIVAELRVSREDTHSIRRDGDPRRAPSRDALETILDDLTEALFPRHYGQSDLDGENIDYFVGNTLSIALDSLHAQIHRAALFVGDELEPGFQRHDAVELTRAFAAQLPQVRGLLVNDLRAAFVGDPAARNFPEILIGYPGMTAIIHHRLAHLLYRLGARLVARLMAEIAHARTGIDIHPGASIGSGFFIDHGTGVVIGETAIIGDNVRIYQAVTLGARHFPIDDEGSLIKGDARHPIVQDDVVIYAGATILGRITIGRGSTIGGNVWLTRDVPPNSVVTQATARNTPGGSSASA encoded by the coding sequence ATGCCGCCCCAGTCGCCACCATCATCGGCCGGCGTTGCCGGCAGCCTACCGGGCCGCTGGCAGCTCGACCGGATCGTCGCCGAGCTGCGCGTCTCCAGGGAAGACACCCACAGCATTCGGCGCGACGGCGATCCGCGGCGCGCCCCATCGCGCGATGCGCTGGAAACGATCCTTGACGACCTCACCGAGGCGCTGTTCCCGCGGCACTACGGCCAATCGGATCTCGACGGCGAGAACATCGACTACTTTGTCGGCAACACCTTGAGCATTGCGCTGGACTCGCTCCACGCGCAAATCCACCGCGCGGCCCTGTTCGTCGGCGACGAGCTCGAACCGGGCTTCCAGCGCCATGACGCCGTCGAACTGACGCGCGCATTCGCCGCGCAATTGCCGCAAGTGCGCGGGCTTCTTGTCAACGATCTGCGCGCGGCCTTTGTCGGCGATCCGGCGGCGCGAAACTTTCCGGAGATCCTGATCGGCTATCCCGGCATGACCGCGATCATCCACCACCGCCTTGCTCATCTCCTGTACCGGCTCGGGGCCCGGTTGGTGGCACGCCTAATGGCGGAGATCGCGCATGCCCGGACCGGCATCGATATTCATCCCGGCGCCAGCATCGGCTCGGGCTTCTTCATCGATCATGGCACCGGCGTCGTGATCGGGGAAACCGCGATCATCGGCGACAATGTCCGCATCTACCAGGCCGTTACGCTCGGCGCGCGGCATTTCCCGATCGACGACGAAGGCAGCCTGATCAAGGGCGACGCCCGTCATCCGATCGTCCAGGACGACGTGGTCATCTATGCCGGCGCGACCATCCTGGGCCGCATCACGATCGGCCGCGGCTCGACCATCGGCGGCAACGTCTGGCTGACCCGGGACGTCCCGCCGAACAGCGTGGTGACCCAGGCCACCGCGCGCAACACGCCGGGCGGCAGCAGCGCTTCCGCCTAG
- a CDS encoding flavin reductase family protein, which yields MSKPDIHLVDADHEIELQFRLVMRRLAGGVCVVTAGRGDDITGMTVTSLTPLSASPPRLLVSINRQASSFEPIARHRLFGVNILGSDQQALAERFSDSRLKGRQRFDGTAWTPGASGVPLLDHSLATVECQVEEIIERHSHGIIVGRLSSMDVSHRLSGLTYWNGQYVQIDHEADLDLLAEVSIPLAHVR from the coding sequence ATGAGCAAGCCGGACATCCATTTGGTCGACGCGGATCACGAGATCGAGCTGCAGTTTCGGCTGGTGATGCGCCGCCTCGCCGGCGGCGTCTGCGTCGTCACAGCGGGACGCGGCGATGACATCACCGGGATGACCGTCACCTCGCTGACGCCGCTGAGCGCCTCGCCGCCTCGGCTCCTGGTCAGCATCAATCGGCAGGCCTCCTCGTTTGAGCCGATCGCCCGCCACCGGCTCTTCGGCGTCAACATCCTCGGCTCGGACCAGCAGGCGCTGGCGGAACGGTTCAGCGACAGCCGCCTGAAAGGCAGGCAGCGTTTCGACGGAACGGCCTGGACCCCCGGTGCTTCCGGCGTCCCGCTGCTGGACCATTCGCTTGCCACGGTCGAATGCCAGGTGGAGGAGATCATCGAACGGCACTCTCACGGCATCATCGTGGGTCGCCTGTCCAGCATGGACGTGTCGCACCGCCTGTCCGGCCTCACCTACTGGAACGGACAGTATGTGCAGATCGATCACGAGGCCGATCTCGATCTGCTCGCCGAAGTCAGTATTCCACTGGCCCACGTCCGCTAG